A window from Neobacillus sp. PS3-40 encodes these proteins:
- a CDS encoding EAL domain-containing protein, translating to MRKWMLIFGLLTITVLIDEVGTIIFPSINKYKLATATALLATIGLLFFLFKSMDKTAMELRKLEKRVKNVFDTLDVAIWSHDLRSNTLLITPGIEKLYGYPLEAFYQDFFLWKKVIHPEDLPVLSEREQKLKTGEPSTSEYRIIRPGGEVRWIQDRGFPTLDEQGNLVDFNSVLFDITDRKESEDRYRSLVEMSPDFVAVINSGKIDYVNEAGCNLMGATGPSDLLGLPATQFAPTEIIENIKNSELHTVGKIAATRYELQMKKLDGSCIDVELSTMPILLGGRLATQVVGRDITKRKKNEKTIQYMAFYDTLTGIPNRNMLKKHLNEILVQQKSQMAAVLFLDLDRFKIINDTKGHTTGDLLLQKVAKRLQGAVSHEGMVSRQGGDEFIILIEKTNKEKAILVAQRILDKLSDPFDLNDKEFFITSSIGISIYPTDGNDEETLIKNAGTAMYVAKGRGKNKFQFYSPFQNGNSVRKMELENGLRKAIEQKQLLLHYQPQVYLGTGKIIGVEALIRWQHPQFGLISPSEFIPLAEETGLIIPIGNWVLRKACEQNKAWQNAGLAAVTVAVNVSVRQLQDDRFVDSVIEVLNQVGLNPKYLELEITESIMQNIEESTIILNQLKELGVNLSIDDFGTGYSSLNYLKHLPIDKIKIDKSFIDDILYHSNQGQMVKTIIDMGNHMQFSVVAEGIEQKEQADFLYQNACKIGQGFFYSKPLPVDQMESFFKQKANVEVL from the coding sequence ATGCGTAAGTGGATGCTTATTTTTGGTTTACTTACGATTACAGTGTTAATCGATGAGGTAGGAACAATTATTTTTCCATCTATCAATAAATATAAACTTGCTACAGCTACTGCCTTATTAGCAACAATAGGTTTGCTATTCTTTCTATTTAAAAGTATGGATAAGACGGCAATGGAACTTCGTAAACTTGAGAAAAGGGTCAAAAATGTTTTTGATACCTTAGATGTCGCAATTTGGTCGCATGATTTACGATCGAATACACTCCTTATCACTCCTGGGATTGAAAAATTGTACGGGTATCCGTTAGAAGCGTTTTATCAGGACTTTTTTCTTTGGAAAAAGGTAATACATCCAGAGGATTTACCAGTTTTATCTGAAAGAGAACAGAAATTAAAGACAGGTGAACCGTCTACAAGTGAATATAGGATTATTCGTCCAGGCGGTGAGGTACGTTGGATTCAGGATAGAGGATTCCCAACACTTGATGAACAGGGGAACCTTGTTGATTTTAATAGTGTATTGTTTGATATTACGGATCGTAAAGAAAGTGAAGACCGTTATCGTAGTTTAGTTGAGATGTCTCCTGATTTTGTTGCGGTTATTAATAGTGGGAAAATTGACTATGTTAATGAGGCAGGTTGCAACCTTATGGGTGCAACAGGCCCATCTGATTTGTTGGGACTCCCGGCAACTCAGTTTGCCCCAACAGAAATTATTGAGAATATTAAAAATAGCGAATTACATACAGTAGGTAAAATTGCGGCAACAAGGTATGAACTTCAAATGAAAAAGTTGGATGGTTCATGTATTGATGTTGAATTGTCTACCATGCCGATCCTTTTAGGAGGAAGATTGGCCACACAAGTTGTTGGTAGAGATATTACAAAACGTAAAAAAAATGAAAAGACCATTCAATATATGGCATTCTATGATACTCTCACAGGCATCCCGAATCGAAACATGCTGAAAAAACATCTGAATGAAATACTAGTTCAGCAAAAATCACAAATGGCTGCTGTTCTATTTTTAGATTTGGATCGATTTAAGATTATTAATGACACCAAAGGACATACCACTGGAGATCTTTTATTGCAAAAAGTAGCTAAGAGACTGCAAGGTGCTGTTTCACACGAGGGAATGGTTTCCCGTCAGGGTGGGGATGAATTTATAATCTTGATAGAAAAAACGAATAAGGAAAAAGCAATCTTAGTTGCCCAGAGAATTCTTGATAAATTGTCAGACCCATTTGATCTCAATGATAAGGAATTTTTTATTACTTCAAGTATAGGAATCAGTATCTATCCAACAGATGGTAATGATGAGGAAACGCTAATAAAGAATGCGGGTACAGCAATGTATGTAGCAAAAGGGCGCGGGAAAAATAAGTTTCAGTTCTATTCACCTTTTCAAAATGGAAATTCTGTTCGCAAAATGGAACTAGAAAATGGCTTGCGAAAAGCCATAGAACAGAAACAATTGTTACTTCACTATCAGCCACAAGTGTATCTTGGAACTGGAAAGATTATAGGGGTAGAAGCATTAATCCGCTGGCAACATCCACAGTTTGGATTGATTTCACCATCTGAATTCATTCCATTAGCAGAGGAAACAGGACTTATTATTCCAATTGGAAATTGGGTTCTAAGAAAGGCTTGTGAACAAAATAAGGCATGGCAAAATGCTGGGTTAGCAGCGGTTACTGTAGCTGTTAATGTTTCTGTTCGGCAGCTACAGGATGACCGTTTTGTTGACTCTGTAATAGAAGTTCTTAATCAGGTAGGCTTAAATCCAAAATATCTTGAATTAGAAATTACAGAAAGCATTATGCAAAATATTGAAGAATCAACGATAATTCTGAATCAATTAAAGGAACTTGGAGTTAATTTATCGATCGATGACTTTGGAACAGGTTATTCATCTCTAAATTATTTAAAGCATCTTCCAATCGATAAAATTAAAATTGATAAATCTTTTATCGATGATATCCTTTATCATTCCAATCAGGGGCAAATGGTTAAGACGATTATCGATATGGGTAACCATATGCAATTTTCTGTTGTAGCAGAAGGTATTGAACAAAAAGAACAAGCAGACTTTTTATATCAAAATGCATGTAAGATTGGTCAAGGCTTTTTCTATAGCAAACCACTACCGGTGGATCAGATGGAGAGCTTTTTTAAACAAAAAGCTAATGTTGAAGTCCTTTAA
- a CDS encoding Ada metal-binding domain-containing protein, with protein sequence MFDRYEKISEKNKDYNGKFFTGVKTTGIYCLPSCSAKTPRRENVEFFDTILLAEAAGYRPCKKCFPTVFDVHWNDFKNYIEIIPPEEFSFEECLVYLNRSDIECLHKVKNGEVLKFVRFGEWDVLLGMRKDGPNIRVSFLNRIPPKWVRAKAAKYVWDMFDLQTNLEPFYELATHDDILKTLIARYKGLRIVKIDDLFECLCWAVIGQQINLKFAYTLKKRLVENHGGKLDFDGDMYFTFPSAEVISMLQVEDLKQLQFTTRKTEYLIGIAQLCADGILKKEELNLEKDYEKLKKRLESIRGIGSWTADYTIMKCFNLNSAFPLADVGIHNALKGILGRDHKPALHEIQKFTEGWRGFEAYAAFYIWRWLYD encoded by the coding sequence ATGTTTGATAGATACGAGAAAATTTCAGAAAAAAATAAAGACTACAATGGAAAATTCTTTACCGGAGTTAAAACAACTGGAATCTATTGCCTTCCTTCCTGCAGTGCGAAAACGCCGAGAAGAGAAAATGTTGAGTTTTTCGATACTATCCTTTTGGCTGAGGCAGCAGGATATAGGCCATGTAAAAAATGTTTTCCTACTGTTTTTGATGTGCATTGGAATGATTTTAAAAACTATATTGAAATTATCCCACCAGAGGAATTTAGTTTTGAAGAATGCTTAGTATATTTAAATCGCTCTGATATAGAATGCCTTCATAAGGTGAAAAATGGAGAGGTATTGAAATTTGTAAGATTTGGGGAATGGGATGTTCTTCTGGGAATGAGAAAAGATGGACCAAATATTCGCGTCTCTTTTTTAAACAGAATCCCGCCCAAATGGGTAAGAGCAAAGGCGGCAAAATATGTCTGGGATATGTTTGATTTACAGACCAATTTAGAACCCTTTTACGAATTGGCCACACATGATGACATTCTTAAAACATTGATAGCCCGATATAAAGGTCTTAGAATCGTAAAAATAGATGACCTCTTTGAATGCTTATGTTGGGCGGTGATTGGCCAACAAATCAATCTGAAATTTGCGTACACTTTAAAAAAACGCCTTGTAGAAAATCATGGTGGAAAACTTGATTTTGATGGGGATATGTATTTCACTTTTCCTTCTGCGGAAGTAATTTCAATGCTTCAAGTAGAGGATTTGAAACAACTTCAATTCACGACAAGGAAAACAGAATATTTGATTGGGATTGCCCAATTATGTGCAGATGGTATTTTAAAAAAAGAAGAACTTAACCTGGAAAAGGACTATGAAAAGCTAAAAAAGAGGCTCGAATCCATTCGTGGAATTGGCAGCTGGACCGCAGATTATACAATTATGAAATGCTTCAATCTTAACAGTGCCTTCCCACTGGCAGATGTAGGGATTCACAATGCATTAAAAGGGATACTTGGGCGGGATCACAAGCCAGCCCTTCATGAAATACAAAAGTTTACTGAAGGCTGGCGAGGCTTTGAAGCTTACGCTGCATTTTATATATGGAGATGGTTATATGACTGA
- a CDS encoding methylated-DNA--[protein]-cysteine S-methyltransferase, with product MTDKYYGYYESSVGLIEVVCTKEWVLSVLFVDKRATTTDSTDLLEEALLQLEQFFKGMRKEFTLPLSLNGTEFQKGVWQELLNIPFGQTLSYKDLAVKIGNEKATRAVGNANSKNLIGIIVPCHRVIGSNQSLTGYSGGLERKQWLLAHERKCL from the coding sequence ATGACTGACAAATATTATGGATATTACGAATCATCAGTGGGACTCATTGAGGTTGTTTGTACGAAAGAATGGGTGCTCTCGGTTTTGTTTGTAGATAAAAGAGCTACTACCACTGATTCGACTGACTTATTAGAGGAGGCATTACTCCAACTTGAACAATTTTTTAAAGGAATGAGAAAAGAGTTTACTTTGCCGTTATCATTGAATGGAACTGAATTTCAAAAGGGTGTTTGGCAAGAGCTACTGAATATTCCCTTTGGTCAAACGTTGTCTTATAAAGATTTAGCAGTAAAAATAGGAAATGAAAAAGCAACAAGAGCAGTTGGGAATGCAAATAGTAAGAATCTTATTGGTATTATTGTTCCCTGCCACCGTGTAATTGGCTCGAATCAAAGTTTAACTGGCTATTCAGGGGGACTGGAACGGAAGCAATGGCTTTTAGCGCATGAAAGGAAATGTTTATAA
- a CDS encoding N-acetyltransferase family protein, with the protein MIKIRDAVIDDLPTMLEIYNDAVKNLTATFDLEEHSLEQRKVWFQQHGGRFPLIVALIDDLVVGYCCLSPYRDKPGYSRSTELSIYLSREHRGKGIGTSLMKELVGRTRQLGFHTLIGGISSGNIASVKLHEKFGFSFVGRFLEVGFKFGEWQHVDFYQLILD; encoded by the coding sequence ATGATCAAAATACGCGATGCAGTAATCGATGACTTGCCTACAATGTTGGAAATCTACAATGACGCAGTTAAAAATCTTACAGCCACTTTTGATTTAGAAGAACACAGCCTCGAGCAACGAAAAGTTTGGTTTCAACAACACGGCGGTAGATTCCCCCTCATTGTAGCACTAATAGATGATCTCGTTGTCGGTTACTGTTGCCTATCTCCATATAGAGACAAACCTGGCTATTCAAGGTCAACAGAACTATCCATCTATCTCTCAAGAGAACACCGTGGAAAAGGAATCGGAACCTCTCTAATGAAAGAACTGGTTGGCCGAACAAGACAACTCGGGTTTCATACGCTTATTGGAGGTATTTCAAGTGGAAACATAGCGAGTGTAAAGCTTCATGAGAAATTCGGCTTTAGCTTCGTAGGACGTTTTCTAGAAGTTGGTTTTAAATTTGGTGAATGGCAACATGTTGATTTTTACCAATTGATTTTAGACTAA
- a CDS encoding CBO0543 family protein has protein sequence MNIIYEKAFDWNEWFIIISLIVSNILVWIVPRIFSKTEGTAYYLYGIVAVMFYDHTVSVRPWDFYDVNDSSSYQLMDFLYYVMNGPYGYFFMYLYVKFKIKGHKNFFYILIWSAIGLLIEWIAVKIGLFHYDKGYKMYWSFPIYLIMQSILVILYHIIKREDCLRKC, from the coding sequence ATGAACATTATTTATGAAAAAGCATTTGATTGGAATGAATGGTTCATAATCATCAGTCTAATTGTATCTAATATACTTGTTTGGATAGTCCCAAGAATTTTTTCAAAAACAGAGGGTACTGCATATTATCTATACGGGATAGTCGCTGTAATGTTCTATGATCATACAGTTAGCGTTCGACCTTGGGACTTTTATGATGTGAATGATTCTTCGAGCTATCAACTAATGGACTTCCTCTATTATGTAATGAACGGACCTTATGGTTATTTCTTTATGTATCTTTATGTAAAGTTTAAAATTAAAGGACATAAAAATTTTTTTTACATACTCATTTGGTCTGCAATTGGTTTGTTAATCGAATGGATAGCAGTTAAAATTGGATTGTTTCACTATGACAAAGGATATAAGATGTATTGGTCTTTTCCCATCTATCTGATCATGCAAAGCATACTAGTTATTCTTTATCATATTATAAAAAGAGAGGACTGCCTCCGAAAATGTTAA
- a CDS encoding DinB family protein, which translates to MLHRPTEGEYPAYFEGYIKLVPNGEIVSILQENLLGTISLFRSIPESNGHFQYAPDKWSIKEVLGHMTDTERIMSIRLLRFGRGDSTPLLGFNENIYVKGANFNQRTLENLLDEFTVTRNATITLIQNMSEESWGRKGLSNNHETTARSLAYMITGHEIHHCQIIKERYLAALKS; encoded by the coding sequence ATGCTACATCGTCCAACTGAAGGTGAATATCCAGCTTATTTTGAAGGGTATATAAAACTTGTTCCTAATGGAGAGATTGTCTCGATTCTTCAAGAAAATCTATTGGGGACCATTTCGCTTTTCCGAAGTATTCCCGAATCAAATGGTCATTTTCAATATGCTCCTGATAAGTGGAGTATCAAGGAGGTACTAGGGCATATGACTGATACGGAGAGAATTATGAGTATTCGTCTCCTTCGCTTTGGTCGTGGTGACAGTACACCTTTACTCGGATTTAATGAGAACATTTATGTTAAGGGTGCAAATTTTAATCAAAGAACATTAGAGAATCTTCTTGATGAATTTACCGTTACACGAAATGCCACCATTACACTTATTCAGAATATGTCTGAAGAATCATGGGGAAGGAAGGGCTTATCAAATAATCATGAAACTACAGCCCGCTCTCTTGCATATATGATTACTGGCCATGAAATACATCATTGTCAAATCATCAAGGAAAGATATTTGGCAGCTTTGAAGTCGTAG
- a CDS encoding DEAD/DEAH box helicase — MSDFLSLGISKNVSDLLKVNGIVSPTPIQERAIPEVMAGQDVIAQAQTGTGKTFTFVLPILEKIDPNLEHVQALIVTPTRELALQITHEIENFLEHIEDIRVLAVYGGQDVEKQLKKLKKNVQIVVGTPGRLLDHIRRETVQLSKVSFLVLDEADQMLHIGFLREVEEIINETPATRQTMLFSATISDEIRKLARSHMKNPKNIQVEKTQTPAMTVNQVAIHSTDRGKQALLMQLIETHRPFLALIFCRTKRRVSNLFEALRANGFQCDELHGDLSQAKRERVMERFRKAEMQLLIATDVAARGLDVEGVTHVYNYDIPQDTESYIHRIGRTGRAGSIGLAITLYAEKDYQALESIERDLNITIKKQDSEGGSAKEPQQTDSRQNRQRKPSENRNGRQDRRGRLGENRRANQGSREKTNENRRPRQDRAGRPEETRGQRQDRVGRPGESRGQRQDRAGRPDETRGQRQDRVGRPEETRGQRQDRAGRPGESRGQRQDRAERPGETRGQRQDRVGRSEETRGQWQDRAGRPGETRGQRQDRAERPGEASRAKLGRPGKMVENRGSFASKERPQRPDGNRSDQSKKPTEGHNPRQVRTGRSSDEWSSSTSSRSNGNSGPKRGSFGAGKSKKRR; from the coding sequence TTGTCAGATTTTTTATCGTTAGGAATTTCAAAAAACGTAAGCGATCTTCTAAAAGTGAATGGAATTGTCTCACCAACACCTATCCAGGAACGGGCAATCCCTGAGGTTATGGCGGGTCAGGATGTAATTGCTCAGGCACAAACAGGTACAGGCAAGACCTTTACATTTGTATTACCAATTCTTGAGAAAATTGATCCAAATTTGGAGCATGTACAAGCACTAATTGTCACTCCTACAAGAGAACTAGCACTACAAATTACGCATGAAATTGAAAACTTTTTGGAACATATAGAGGATATTCGGGTATTAGCTGTTTACGGCGGCCAGGATGTTGAAAAACAATTAAAAAAGCTAAAGAAAAACGTACAAATAGTGGTCGGAACACCGGGAAGACTTTTAGATCATATTCGCAGAGAAACGGTTCAATTATCGAAGGTTTCATTCCTTGTCTTGGATGAAGCTGACCAAATGCTCCATATTGGATTCCTCCGCGAGGTTGAAGAAATTATTAATGAAACACCTGCAACAAGGCAAACGATGTTATTTTCAGCAACCATTTCAGATGAAATCAGAAAATTAGCCAGAAGTCATATGAAAAATCCTAAAAATATACAAGTTGAAAAAACACAGACACCAGCCATGACAGTTAATCAAGTAGCCATTCATTCAACTGATCGGGGAAAACAAGCACTACTTATGCAATTAATCGAAACACATCGCCCATTTTTGGCATTAATTTTCTGCCGAACCAAGCGAAGAGTAAGTAATCTTTTTGAGGCTCTGAGAGCAAATGGTTTTCAATGTGATGAATTACATGGAGATTTATCGCAGGCGAAAAGAGAAAGAGTAATGGAGCGGTTTCGGAAGGCTGAAATGCAACTTTTGATTGCTACGGATGTTGCAGCAAGAGGTCTAGATGTTGAAGGTGTTACCCATGTGTATAACTATGATATCCCACAAGATACAGAAAGCTATATCCACCGGATCGGGAGAACTGGACGAGCAGGAAGTATAGGTCTTGCAATTACGTTATATGCAGAAAAGGATTATCAGGCATTAGAATCAATTGAAAGAGATTTAAACATTACGATTAAAAAACAAGACAGTGAAGGCGGAAGCGCTAAGGAACCGCAACAAACCGATTCTCGGCAAAACCGTCAGAGAAAGCCAAGTGAGAATAGGAATGGAAGACAAGATCGCCGAGGTAGATTAGGAGAAAACAGGCGTGCAAATCAGGGATCCAGAGAAAAAACAAACGAGAATAGAAGACCAAGACAGGATCGTGCGGGAAGACCAGAAGAAACTAGAGGTCAAAGGCAGGATCGTGTGGGAAGACCAGGAGAATCTAGAGGTCAAAGGCAGGATCGTGCGGGAAGACCGGATGAAACTAGAGGTCAAAGGCAGGATCGTGTGGGAAGACCAGAAGAAACTAGAGGTCAAAGGCAGGATCGTGCGGGAAGACCAGGAGAATCTAGAGGTCAGAGGCAGGATCGTGCGGAAAGACCAGGAGAAACTAGAGGTCAAAGACAGGATCGTGTGGGAAGATCGGAAGAAACTAGAGGTCAATGGCAGGATCGTGCGGGAAGACCAGGAGAAACTAGAGGTCAAAGGCAGGATCGTGCGGAAAGACCAGGAGAAGCTAGTCGGGCAAAACTTGGTCGTCCCGGAAAAATGGTGGAAAATAGAGGATCGTTTGCGAGCAAAGAAAGACCTCAAAGACCTGATGGAAACCGTAGCGATCAATCAAAAAAACCTACAGAAGGTCACAACCCAAGACAGGTGCGTACTGGTAGATCTTCTGATGAATGGAGTTCATCTACATCCAGTAGATCCAACGGAAATTCAGGACCAAAACGAGGGTCATTCGGAGCAGGAAAAAGTAAAAAAAGAAGATAG
- a CDS encoding DUF4179 domain-containing protein, producing the protein MFDNEEEKLTNYKKIYDNIPVPQELVDDAILAGFQRAKLAERWKPRNKGWKYCLTTVALLIIFFASIRLSPAFANYVTVIPGMEKVVELIRYDKGMMTAIEQDYYQKIGASDEKSGLKVTIDGVIADENGLEIFYTLQSQEKQKKLTVEEPKLESFDGNKVDFGTASFDTFHTSEKGQKSYSGRFEYFFEKPFKTKKLKLNLKVKGDKINGDYTIPFSLKKDIQAKKTYELDKTVTIEGQKITFLDATVYPLRVAVHVKMDSKNSKKLLEFEDLKLVDEHGETWNKISDGVTASNISEDEKVIYLQSNYFRKPKELYLVLNKIQAVDKDEASVVVDLEKKQILKQPKGNILSDVKVSENNLVFRVKTKKEFHFTPFGSIKDGNGKDVQSNSSTILYSDKGIVELGVTIPKLKEQKNPISLMLEFFPAWIEGDAKIKIK; encoded by the coding sequence ATGTTTGATAATGAAGAAGAAAAACTGACAAATTATAAAAAAATATACGACAACATTCCAGTTCCACAAGAGTTAGTGGATGACGCGATTCTGGCTGGGTTTCAAAGAGCAAAATTAGCTGAAAGGTGGAAACCGCGAAATAAGGGATGGAAATATTGTCTTACCACCGTCGCATTATTAATTATTTTCTTTGCATCCATCCGTCTTTCTCCTGCGTTTGCCAATTATGTAACAGTCATTCCTGGAATGGAAAAAGTGGTTGAATTAATCCGGTATGATAAAGGGATGATGACGGCTATTGAACAAGATTACTATCAAAAGATCGGTGCTTCTGACGAAAAAAGTGGATTGAAAGTCACTATTGATGGAGTGATTGCTGATGAAAATGGGTTAGAAATTTTTTATACTCTTCAATCCCAAGAAAAGCAAAAAAAGCTAACGGTTGAAGAACCCAAGTTAGAATCCTTTGATGGAAATAAGGTGGATTTTGGCACTGCTTCATTTGACACGTTCCATACCTCTGAAAAAGGCCAAAAATCATATAGTGGAAGGTTTGAGTATTTTTTTGAAAAGCCATTTAAGACTAAAAAGCTAAAACTCAATTTAAAAGTAAAAGGTGATAAAATAAATGGGGATTATACTATTCCTTTTTCACTAAAAAAGGATATTCAAGCTAAGAAAACATACGAACTCGATAAAACGGTCACTATTGAGGGGCAAAAGATCACTTTCTTAGATGCAACTGTCTACCCATTGAGAGTGGCTGTCCATGTGAAAATGGATTCGAAAAATTCTAAGAAGCTATTAGAATTTGAAGACTTGAAACTTGTTGATGAACACGGAGAGACGTGGAATAAAATTTCGGATGGTGTAACAGCAAGTAATATTTCTGAGGATGAAAAAGTGATTTACTTACAAAGCAATTACTTCCGTAAGCCGAAGGAATTGTATCTAGTGCTTAATAAAATTCAAGCAGTTGACAAAGACGAGGCATCTGTTGTTGTCGATTTGGAAAAGAAACAAATTTTGAAGCAGCCAAAGGGGAATATTTTGAGTGATGTGAAGGTAAGTGAGAACAATCTTGTTTTTAGAGTAAAAACCAAAAAGGAATTCCATTTTACTCCTTTTGGTAGCATCAAAGACGGAAATGGAAAAGATGTGCAATCCAATTCATCTACCATCCTCTATTCAGATAAAGGAATAGTTGAATTAGGAGTTACCATTCCCAAATTAAAAGAACAAAAGAACCCCATTTCCCTCATGCTCGAGTTCTTTCCGGCATGGATTGAGGGAGATGCGAAAATCAAAATAAAATAA
- a CDS encoding class I SAM-dependent rRNA methyltransferase, translating into MKIEISLKVKSTFVNKFKSGYPLITKEAIIKLNDLEEGAIVKLVDDQNRFIAKGYYGKQNKGYGWVLTRNELDQLDQRFFTDKIRVAIDYRKLFFQDKETTAFRVFNGEGDGIGGLTIDYFNGYYLLNWYSKGIYHFREYIINSLKELVEFKGIYQKKRFDEKGKYIEEDDFVAGERGQFPMIVKENGVNFAIYLNESAMVGVFLDQRDVRRTIRDKYANGKNVLNTFSYTGAFSVFAALGGATKTTSVDLANRSRSKTIEQFGINGIDYEAQDIIVEDVFNYFKYAVKKERKFDMVILDPPSFARSKKFTFSAEKDYKNLLKEAIAITEKNGTIVASTNCSSFGMDKFKGFIDAAFKESGEKYKLLEEFSLPTDFKTSKEFSEGNYLKVVFIKKQ; encoded by the coding sequence ATGAAAATAGAAATAAGCTTAAAAGTGAAATCAACATTCGTGAATAAGTTTAAAAGTGGGTATCCGCTTATTACTAAAGAGGCCATCATCAAGCTTAACGATTTAGAAGAAGGAGCGATCGTTAAGCTTGTCGATGATCAGAACAGGTTTATTGCAAAAGGATATTATGGGAAGCAGAATAAAGGATATGGTTGGGTTTTGACGAGAAATGAACTCGACCAGCTTGATCAAAGATTTTTTACGGATAAGATAAGGGTGGCTATTGATTACCGGAAGTTATTTTTTCAAGATAAAGAGACAACAGCGTTTCGAGTTTTTAATGGTGAAGGCGACGGGATTGGCGGCTTAACCATTGACTACTTTAATGGCTACTACTTACTAAATTGGTACAGCAAAGGAATTTACCATTTTCGCGAATACATTATCAATTCACTGAAGGAATTGGTGGAATTCAAAGGAATATACCAAAAAAAGCGATTTGATGAAAAAGGCAAATACATCGAGGAAGATGATTTCGTAGCTGGTGAACGAGGACAATTTCCGATGATTGTAAAAGAAAACGGTGTTAACTTTGCGATTTACTTAAATGAAAGTGCGATGGTAGGTGTCTTTTTAGATCAGCGGGATGTAAGAAGAACAATTCGAGACAAATATGCAAATGGGAAGAACGTTCTTAATACGTTTTCCTATACGGGTGCTTTCTCCGTTTTCGCTGCTCTAGGTGGCGCAACGAAAACAACGAGTGTTGACCTTGCCAATCGAAGCCGAAGTAAGACAATAGAGCAATTTGGTATAAATGGAATTGATTACGAAGCACAGGATATTATTGTGGAGGATGTTTTCAATTACTTTAAATATGCCGTGAAAAAAGAGCGCAAGTTTGATATGGTGATCCTCGATCCACCAAGCTTTGCAAGGTCTAAGAAATTTACTTTCAGTGCTGAAAAGGATTATAAAAACTTGTTAAAAGAAGCCATCGCTATTACAGAAAAAAATGGAACGATTGTTGCCTCCACAAATTGTAGCTCGTTTGGAATGGATAAGTTCAAAGGATTTATTGATGCTGCATTTAAAGAGTCTGGGGAAAAGTATAAGCTTTTGGAGGAGTTTTCTCTTCCTACTGATTTCAAAACTAGTAAGGAATTTTCAGAAGGAAATTATCTTAAAGTTGTGTTTATTAAAAAGCAATAA
- a CDS encoding DUF3231 family protein yields the protein MELIHHPQLTASELATLWNTYMADTMGKCMLIHFKETVEDKNIEEIIDIALQIAEDHIITITELFHKEQIPIPHGFDENDINRNAPRLFSDVYYLRYLEHMGRTGLTTYALAKAISTRKDIREHFKLWYEQTEQMYDLATDLALAIGTYVRSPYIDYYKEVQYVENNDFLGSIFGKQRSLLAIEIAHLGTNIEVCHVGQTLLMGFSQVAKSKEIRHFLQRGTQIGKKQITIFFEILKDSNTSYPSTWDALITGSIEPPFSDKLMLFQANLLSAIAIADFGAAISGSVRRDIGILYARLMAELGSYAEDGAKYLIKQRWLEKPPQTHDREYLINRE from the coding sequence TTGGAACTAATACACCACCCGCAGCTTACTGCCTCAGAGTTAGCGACTTTGTGGAATACGTATATGGCAGATACGATGGGGAAATGTATGCTCATCCATTTTAAAGAGACTGTTGAGGATAAAAATATCGAAGAAATTATCGACATCGCTTTACAAATTGCCGAAGATCACATCATTACAATTACAGAATTATTTCATAAAGAACAAATACCCATACCTCATGGTTTTGATGAAAATGATATAAATAGAAATGCTCCAAGGTTGTTTTCGGATGTATACTACTTGCGCTATTTGGAACATATGGGGAGAACGGGTTTAACTACATATGCTCTAGCCAAAGCAATATCAACTAGAAAAGATATTCGAGAACACTTTAAATTATGGTACGAACAGACTGAACAAATGTATGATTTGGCAACGGACTTAGCATTGGCTATTGGAACATACGTGAGATCTCCCTATATTGATTATTACAAGGAAGTTCAATATGTTGAAAACAATGACTTTTTAGGTAGTATTTTTGGCAAACAACGTTCCTTATTAGCAATTGAAATAGCACATTTAGGGACAAATATCGAAGTATGTCATGTGGGACAAACCCTGTTAATGGGATTTAGTCAAGTCGCAAAGTCTAAAGAAATACGGCACTTCCTGCAGCGTGGAACTCAAATTGGGAAAAAACAAATTACTATTTTCTTTGAAATTTTAAAAGATAGTAATACTTCATATCCATCCACTTGGGATGCACTTATTACGGGTTCAATTGAGCCGCCATTTTCCGATAAATTAATGTTGTTTCAAGCCAATTTATTGAGTGCCATTGCTATTGCAGACTTTGGAGCGGCTATTAGTGGAAGTGTTAGAAGAGATATCGGAATTTTATATGCAAGATTGATGGCGGAACTTGGAAGCTATGCTGAGGATGGAGCCAAATATTTAATTAAACAAAGATGGCTAGAAAAACCACCCCAGACACATGATAGAGAATACCTGATTAATCGAGAGTAA